In one Populus nigra chromosome 12, ddPopNigr1.1, whole genome shotgun sequence genomic region, the following are encoded:
- the LOC133669414 gene encoding sodium/hydrogen exchanger 1-like isoform X2 encodes MLTLSFSLKISSNHLTFEMATKISNAAMFGLSPENMSSLEHLPLELDSSFLNTSTIIALCVFFALLCACIIIGHLLEENRWANESITALLLGLCAGGVVFLIRKGASSHLLKFSEDLFFLYLLPPIIFNAGFQVKKKRFFKNFSTILLFGIFGTVISFCIISLGVFWIFRKIGVKSLSLKDHLAIGAIMSATDSVCTLQVLSQDETPFLYSIVFGEGVVNDATSIVLFNSVQTLDFHNIDGLTVLKLIGTFLYLLFTSTALGIAVGLLSAFIIKTLYFGRHSTDREFALMILMAYLSYLLAELLNLSGILTVFFCGIVMSHYTWHNVTESSRITTKHAFATMSFIAETFIFLYVGMDALDIDKWRESKARNFSCRQLNIVCISVSWKGSICFSYSKYLKLCSEKRELKNSFQTTGLMRGAVTIALSYNQFASSTRKSPESALMITSTIIVVLFSTIVCGSVTKPLIEAVLLRHRKPMVSDFTDNVSLEDLGVLLLESGDPSNSNNNQPARRASSLRLLISHPTTTVHYFWRKFDDRFMRPMFGGRGFVPFVPSTPTGAADESSSA; translated from the exons ATGCTAACACTGTCATTTTCCTTAAAAATTTCTTCAAACCATTTAACCTTCGAAATGGCCACAAAAATCTCGAATGCTGCTATGTTTGGCCTTAGCCCTGAAAACATGTCCTCTCTTGAACATTTACCTTTGGAATTAGATTCTTCATTCCTTAATACTAGCACCATAATAGCACTTTGTGTCTTCTTTGCTCTCCTTTGTGCTTGTATCATTATTGGTCACCTTCTTGAAGAGAACCGCTGGGCTAATGAGTCCATCACTGCACTTCTTTTG gggTTGTGTGCTGGTGGTGTGGTTTTTTTGATTAGGAAAGGGGCGAGTTCGCATTTATTGAAGTTTAGCGAGGATTTGTTCTTCCTTTATTTGCTTCCTCCAATCATTTTCAATGCAGG ATTCCAGGTTAAGAAAAAGCggtttttcaagaatttttcaaCAATCTTGTTGTTTGGAATATTTGGCACAGTAATTTCATTCTGCATCATATCACTAG gtgttttttggatttttaggaAAATTGGTGTGAAATCTCTGAGTCTCAAAGATCACCTAG CTATCGGTGCCATAATGTCAGCAACTGACTCAGTTTGCACATTGCAG GTTCTCAGTCAAGATGAGACACCCTTTCTTTACAGTATAGTGTTTGGGGAGGGTGTAGTGAATGATGCTACCTCTATTGTGCTTTTCAATTCAGTTCAAACGCTGGATTTCCACAACATTGATGGCTTAACAGTCTTAAAATTGATAGGGACCTTCCTTTACCTCCTCTTCACAAGTACTGCTCTTGGTATAGCA GTGGGTCTTTTAAGTGCTTTTATCATAAAAACACTTTACTTTGGAAG GCATTCTACTGATCGTGAATTTGCACTCATGATTCTTATGGCTTATTTGTCATACCTTCTAGCTGAG CTTCTAAATCTGAGTGGGATTCTGACAGTTTTCTTCTGCGGCATTGTAATGTCGCACTACACATGGCACAATGTTACAGAAAGCTCACGGATAACAACCAA GCATGCATTTGCAACAATGTCATTCATTGCAGAAACTTTCATATTTCTATATGTGGGTATGGATGCCTTAGACATTGACAAATGGAGAGAAAGCAAGGCAAG GAACTTCAGCTGCCGTCAGCTCAACATTGTTTGCATTAGTGTTAGTTGGAAGGGCAGCATTTGTTTTTCCTATAGCAAATATCTTAAATTGTGTTCAGAAAAGAGAGAGctcaaaaattcatttcaaacaaCAG GGTTAATGAGAGGTGCAGTTACAATTGCTTTATCTTATAACCAA TTTGCAAGTTCTACGAGGAAGTCCCCAGAATCTGCACTAATGATTACCAGTACCATAATCGTTGTTCTTTTCAGCACAATT GTCTGCGGTTCGGTAACGAAACCTCTAATTGAAGCAGTGCTGTTAAGACATAGAAAACCAATGGTTTCAGATTTCACTGATAACGTAAGCCTGGAAGACTTGGGGGTACTGTTACTTGAAAGTGGTGATCCAAGTAACAGCAACAACAATCAACCAGCTCGAAGGGCAAGTAGCTTAAGGTTGCTAATAAGTCACCCCACTACAACTGTTCACTACTTTTGGAGAAAGTTTGATGACAGATTCATGAGACCAATGTTCGGCGGGCGGGGATTTGTTCCATTTGTACCTAGTACACCCACAGGTGCAGCTGATGAGAGTTCTTCTGCGTGA
- the LOC133669414 gene encoding sodium/hydrogen exchanger 1-like isoform X3 translates to MQAIGAIMSATDSVCTLQVLSQDETPFLYSIVFGEGVVNDATSIVLFNSVQTLDFHNIDGLTVLKLIGTFLYLLFTSTALGIAVGLLSAFIIKTLYFGRHSTDREFALMILMAYLSYLLAELLNLSGILTVFFCGIVMSHYTWHNVTESSRITTKHAFATMSFIAETFIFLYVGMDALDIDKWRESKASAGTSAAVSSTLFALVLVGRAAFVFPIANILNCVQKRESSKIHFKQQFIMWWAGLMRGAVTIALSYNQFASSTRKSPESALMITSTIIVVLFSTIVCGSVTKPLIEAVLLRHRKPMVSDFTDNVSLEDLGVLLLESGDPSNSNNNQPARRASSLRLLISHPTTTVHYFWRKFDDRFMRPMFGGRGFVPFVPSTPTGAADESSSA, encoded by the exons ATGCAGG CTATCGGTGCCATAATGTCAGCAACTGACTCAGTTTGCACATTGCAG GTTCTCAGTCAAGATGAGACACCCTTTCTTTACAGTATAGTGTTTGGGGAGGGTGTAGTGAATGATGCTACCTCTATTGTGCTTTTCAATTCAGTTCAAACGCTGGATTTCCACAACATTGATGGCTTAACAGTCTTAAAATTGATAGGGACCTTCCTTTACCTCCTCTTCACAAGTACTGCTCTTGGTATAGCA GTGGGTCTTTTAAGTGCTTTTATCATAAAAACACTTTACTTTGGAAG GCATTCTACTGATCGTGAATTTGCACTCATGATTCTTATGGCTTATTTGTCATACCTTCTAGCTGAG CTTCTAAATCTGAGTGGGATTCTGACAGTTTTCTTCTGCGGCATTGTAATGTCGCACTACACATGGCACAATGTTACAGAAAGCTCACGGATAACAACCAA GCATGCATTTGCAACAATGTCATTCATTGCAGAAACTTTCATATTTCTATATGTGGGTATGGATGCCTTAGACATTGACAAATGGAGAGAAAGCAAGGCAAG TGCAGGAACTTCAGCTGCCGTCAGCTCAACATTGTTTGCATTAGTGTTAGTTGGAAGGGCAGCATTTGTTTTTCCTATAGCAAATATCTTAAATTGTGTTCAGAAAAGAGAGAGctcaaaaattcatttcaaacaaCAG TTTATTATGTGGTGGGCAGGGTTAATGAGAGGTGCAGTTACAATTGCTTTATCTTATAACCAA TTTGCAAGTTCTACGAGGAAGTCCCCAGAATCTGCACTAATGATTACCAGTACCATAATCGTTGTTCTTTTCAGCACAATT GTCTGCGGTTCGGTAACGAAACCTCTAATTGAAGCAGTGCTGTTAAGACATAGAAAACCAATGGTTTCAGATTTCACTGATAACGTAAGCCTGGAAGACTTGGGGGTACTGTTACTTGAAAGTGGTGATCCAAGTAACAGCAACAACAATCAACCAGCTCGAAGGGCAAGTAGCTTAAGGTTGCTAATAAGTCACCCCACTACAACTGTTCACTACTTTTGGAGAAAGTTTGATGACAGATTCATGAGACCAATGTTCGGCGGGCGGGGATTTGTTCCATTTGTACCTAGTACACCCACAGGTGCAGCTGATGAGAGTTCTTCTGCGTGA
- the LOC133669414 gene encoding sodium/hydrogen exchanger 1-like isoform X1, translated as MLTLSFSLKISSNHLTFEMATKISNAAMFGLSPENMSSLEHLPLELDSSFLNTSTIIALCVFFALLCACIIIGHLLEENRWANESITALLLGLCAGGVVFLIRKGASSHLLKFSEDLFFLYLLPPIIFNAGFQVKKKRFFKNFSTILLFGIFGTVISFCIISLGVFWIFRKIGVKSLSLKDHLAIGAIMSATDSVCTLQVLSQDETPFLYSIVFGEGVVNDATSIVLFNSVQTLDFHNIDGLTVLKLIGTFLYLLFTSTALGIAVGLLSAFIIKTLYFGRHSTDREFALMILMAYLSYLLAELLNLSGILTVFFCGIVMSHYTWHNVTESSRITTKHAFATMSFIAETFIFLYVGMDALDIDKWRESKASAGTSAAVSSTLFALVLVGRAAFVFPIANILNCVQKRESSKIHFKQQFIMWWAGLMRGAVTIALSYNQFASSTRKSPESALMITSTIIVVLFSTIVCGSVTKPLIEAVLLRHRKPMVSDFTDNVSLEDLGVLLLESGDPSNSNNNQPARRASSLRLLISHPTTTVHYFWRKFDDRFMRPMFGGRGFVPFVPSTPTGAADESSSA; from the exons ATGCTAACACTGTCATTTTCCTTAAAAATTTCTTCAAACCATTTAACCTTCGAAATGGCCACAAAAATCTCGAATGCTGCTATGTTTGGCCTTAGCCCTGAAAACATGTCCTCTCTTGAACATTTACCTTTGGAATTAGATTCTTCATTCCTTAATACTAGCACCATAATAGCACTTTGTGTCTTCTTTGCTCTCCTTTGTGCTTGTATCATTATTGGTCACCTTCTTGAAGAGAACCGCTGGGCTAATGAGTCCATCACTGCACTTCTTTTG gggTTGTGTGCTGGTGGTGTGGTTTTTTTGATTAGGAAAGGGGCGAGTTCGCATTTATTGAAGTTTAGCGAGGATTTGTTCTTCCTTTATTTGCTTCCTCCAATCATTTTCAATGCAGG ATTCCAGGTTAAGAAAAAGCggtttttcaagaatttttcaaCAATCTTGTTGTTTGGAATATTTGGCACAGTAATTTCATTCTGCATCATATCACTAG gtgttttttggatttttaggaAAATTGGTGTGAAATCTCTGAGTCTCAAAGATCACCTAG CTATCGGTGCCATAATGTCAGCAACTGACTCAGTTTGCACATTGCAG GTTCTCAGTCAAGATGAGACACCCTTTCTTTACAGTATAGTGTTTGGGGAGGGTGTAGTGAATGATGCTACCTCTATTGTGCTTTTCAATTCAGTTCAAACGCTGGATTTCCACAACATTGATGGCTTAACAGTCTTAAAATTGATAGGGACCTTCCTTTACCTCCTCTTCACAAGTACTGCTCTTGGTATAGCA GTGGGTCTTTTAAGTGCTTTTATCATAAAAACACTTTACTTTGGAAG GCATTCTACTGATCGTGAATTTGCACTCATGATTCTTATGGCTTATTTGTCATACCTTCTAGCTGAG CTTCTAAATCTGAGTGGGATTCTGACAGTTTTCTTCTGCGGCATTGTAATGTCGCACTACACATGGCACAATGTTACAGAAAGCTCACGGATAACAACCAA GCATGCATTTGCAACAATGTCATTCATTGCAGAAACTTTCATATTTCTATATGTGGGTATGGATGCCTTAGACATTGACAAATGGAGAGAAAGCAAGGCAAG TGCAGGAACTTCAGCTGCCGTCAGCTCAACATTGTTTGCATTAGTGTTAGTTGGAAGGGCAGCATTTGTTTTTCCTATAGCAAATATCTTAAATTGTGTTCAGAAAAGAGAGAGctcaaaaattcatttcaaacaaCAG TTTATTATGTGGTGGGCAGGGTTAATGAGAGGTGCAGTTACAATTGCTTTATCTTATAACCAA TTTGCAAGTTCTACGAGGAAGTCCCCAGAATCTGCACTAATGATTACCAGTACCATAATCGTTGTTCTTTTCAGCACAATT GTCTGCGGTTCGGTAACGAAACCTCTAATTGAAGCAGTGCTGTTAAGACATAGAAAACCAATGGTTTCAGATTTCACTGATAACGTAAGCCTGGAAGACTTGGGGGTACTGTTACTTGAAAGTGGTGATCCAAGTAACAGCAACAACAATCAACCAGCTCGAAGGGCAAGTAGCTTAAGGTTGCTAATAAGTCACCCCACTACAACTGTTCACTACTTTTGGAGAAAGTTTGATGACAGATTCATGAGACCAATGTTCGGCGGGCGGGGATTTGTTCCATTTGTACCTAGTACACCCACAGGTGCAGCTGATGAGAGTTCTTCTGCGTGA
- the LOC133669091 gene encoding uncharacterized protein LOC133669091 produces the protein MAILLSLSPHHHPPPLNPPQNPNPNSPKPTPQASSLPSTISKRQFIFKTTSLCLISLATQHPLAQALAEPSPPLKSVLSILANTKSWFQFYGDGFAIRVPPQFEDIMEPEDYSAGLSLYGDKAKPKTFAARFASSDGSEVLNVVVRPSNQLKITFLEAKDITDLGSLKEAAKLFVPGGTTLYSARTLKIKEEEGYRTYYFYEFGRDEQHAALVAVVNSGKAIIAGATAPQSKWDEDGVKLRSAVISLTVL, from the exons ATGGCCATTCTCCTGTCCCTCTCTCCTCACCACCACCCTCCTCCTCTAAACCCTCCACAAAATCCAAACCCCAATAGCCCAAAACCAACCCCTCAAGCCAGTAGCCTCCCCAGCACCATCTCTAAGAGACAGTTCATCTTCAAAACTACTTCACTTTGTCTCATTTCCTTAGCCACTCAACACCCTCTTGCACAAGCCTTAGCTGAACCTTCTCCACCTTTAAAATCTGTTCTTTCTATCCTTGCCAATACAAAATCTTGGTTTCAGTTCTATGGTGATGGTTTTGCCATCAGGGTCCCTCCTCAATTTGAGGACATCATGGAACCAGAG GATTACAGTGCTGGGCTGTCTTTATATGGAGATAAGGCAAAGCCAAAGACCTTTGCAGCCCGTTTTGCATCTTCTGATGG ATCTGAAGTTCTAAATGTTGTCGTTCGCCCTTCCAATCAACTGAAGATCACCTTCTTAGAG GCTAAAGATATTACTGATTTGGGATCGTTGAAGGAGGCTGCAAAACTCTTTGTTCCAG GTGGGACAACTTTATACTCTGCCCGtacactaaaaataaaagaagaggaagGTTACAG GACTTATTACTTCTATGAATTTGGCAGAGATGAACAGCATGCGGCACTAGTAGCTGTGGTCAACAGTGGAAAG GCAATTATCGCAGGAGCAACTGCCCCACAGTCAAAATGGGACGAAGATGGTGTAAAGCTTCGGTCTGCTGTTATTTCACTGACAGTTCTGTAG
- the LOC133669501 gene encoding uncharacterized protein LOC133669501 — protein sequence MALFRRLQAIRALNQTIGIRESSSYLLGSSRSYSSSSTDISNGIKLNSPRFSSCLCNGRNALPWTHRSTMTLRSTMAMELSIFLNDKRSATTKVNAPPQARQMGSLKVSISSPGFIYEPYAPRDTISFWRRWFTKSGWRRTKNDIILELKNAYAIVKLRKTGYSKHKFYVEAIKLYKEINTLLANGDKTALRKAVTEKMYSELKNEIKQRQSAWNMSKLYWEMIEPAVLIRTLRARLIGVDKSDLNKVFIQLTLEIKTKQKFEAYDSKGARVAGDRNKEILVREIWVFEKSLFHPGAYWRLCGRIKA from the exons ATGGCCCTATTTAGAAGATTACAAGCAATTCGTGCACTTAATCAAACCATTGGGATTCGAGAATCTTCTTCTTATCT ACTTGGGAGCTCAAGAAGCTACTCCAGTAGCTCCACTGATATTTCAAAtg GTATTAAACTTAATTCCCCAAGATTTTCTTCTTGCTTATGTAATGGCCGCAATGCTCTTCCTTGGACTCATAGAAGTACAATGACTCTTCGTTCTACAATG GCCATGGAGTTATCAATCTTCTTAAATGACAAGAGGTCGGCAACAACAAAAGTGAATGCCCCCCCACAAGCACGACAGATG GGATCTCTTAAAGTGTCCATTTCAAGTCCTGGATTCATATATGAACCGTATGCTCCTCGTGATACAATCTCATTCTGGCGGAG ATGGTTCACAAAAAGCGGCTGGAGAAGAACAAAAAACGACATCATTTTAGAG CTCAAAAATGCCTATGCTATTGTTAAGTTAAGAAAAACTGGATACTCAAAACATAAGTTTTACGTAGAAGCCATCAAATTATACAAAGAG ATAAACACTCTACTGGCAAATGGTGACAAAACAGCACTCAGAAAAGCAGTTACAGAGAAAATGTACTCC GAActcaaaaatgaaattaaacaaagacAGTCTGCATGGAATATGAGCAAGCTTTATTGGGAGATGATTGAACCAGCTGTTCTGATACGAACTTTGCGAGCTCGACTG ATTGGTGTTGATAAGAGCGATCTCAATAAAGTTTTCATACAGCTAACACTTGAGATCAAGACAAAGCAG AAGTTTGAGGCATATGATTCTAAAGGAGCCAGAGTTGCTGGAGATAGAAATAAGGAG ATCCTTGTCCGCGAAATCTGGGTATTTGAGAAATCCCTTTTTCACCCTGGAGCTTACTGGCGGCTTTGTGGACGAATTAAAGCATAA
- the LOC133670050 gene encoding UPF0603 protein At1g54780, chloroplastic-like isoform X2 yields METLLSLHSLSPLHNSKPSSSKSHLLPSLQTRSNSLSFTHKSITSSLKRHTSQSLSVPNSWFSYAQQGLAALALSLALNFSPLLYIGNAQASEFDVLNEGPPKESYIFDDAGVLSRVTKSDLKQLLSDLESRKNFKINFITVRKLTSKADAFEYADQVLEKWYPTVEEGSNKGIVVLVTSQKEGAITGGPAFIQAVGETVLDSTVSENLPEAQMSLVLEMRMLKLRVLAHVATL; encoded by the exons ATGGAAACCTTACTTTCTTTGCACTCTCTTTCTCCTCTCCACAACTCAAAACCATCCTCTTCGAAATCCCATTTGCTACCTTCTCTTCAAACAAGATCAAACTCACTCTCTTTCACCCACAAGAGCATCACTTCTAGCCTCAAAAGGCACACTTCTCAATCTTTGTCGGTGCCCAATAGCTGGTTCAGTTATGCTCAACAAGGCCTAGCTGCATTAGCTCTCTCTTTGGCACTCAACTTTAGTCCACTGTTGTACATTGGAAATGCTCAAGCATCTGAATTTGACGTGCTCAATGAAGGGCCACCAAAAGAGTCTTATATATTTGATGATGCTGGTGTGCTTAGTAGAGTGACTAAATCTGATCTGAAGCAGCTGTTATCTGATTTGGAATCAAGGAAGAACTTCAAGATCAATTTCATTACTGTTAGAAAGCTTACT AGCAAAGCAGATGCTTTTGAATATGCCGACCAAGTTCTGGAGAAATGGTATCCCACTGTTGAAGAGGGCAGCAACAAGGGAATTGTTGTGCTTGTAACCAGCCAAAAGGAAGGGGCAATTACAGGGGGGCCTGCATTTATCCAAGCAGTTGGAGAAACTGTTCTTGATTCCACTGTCTCGGAGAACCTTCCTG AAGCTCAGATGTCATTAGTCTTAGAGATGAGGATGCTCAAGTTACGTGTGCTTGCTCATGTTGCAACTCTCTAA
- the LOC133670050 gene encoding UPF0603 protein At1g54780, chloroplastic-like isoform X1 has product METLLSLHSLSPLHNSKPSSSKSHLLPSLQTRSNSLSFTHKSITSSLKRHTSQSLSVPNSWFSYAQQGLAALALSLALNFSPLLYIGNAQASEFDVLNEGPPKESYIFDDAGVLSRVTKSDLKQLLSDLESRKNFKINFITVRKLTSKADAFEYADQVLEKWYPTVEEGSNKGIVVLVTSQKEGAITGGPAFIQAVGETVLDSTVSENLPVLATEEKYNEAIYSSAKRLVAAIDGLPDPGGPTTKENKRESNFKSKEETEEKRGQFTLVVGGLLVIAFVVPMAQYYAYVSKK; this is encoded by the exons ATGGAAACCTTACTTTCTTTGCACTCTCTTTCTCCTCTCCACAACTCAAAACCATCCTCTTCGAAATCCCATTTGCTACCTTCTCTTCAAACAAGATCAAACTCACTCTCTTTCACCCACAAGAGCATCACTTCTAGCCTCAAAAGGCACACTTCTCAATCTTTGTCGGTGCCCAATAGCTGGTTCAGTTATGCTCAACAAGGCCTAGCTGCATTAGCTCTCTCTTTGGCACTCAACTTTAGTCCACTGTTGTACATTGGAAATGCTCAAGCATCTGAATTTGACGTGCTCAATGAAGGGCCACCAAAAGAGTCTTATATATTTGATGATGCTGGTGTGCTTAGTAGAGTGACTAAATCTGATCTGAAGCAGCTGTTATCTGATTTGGAATCAAGGAAGAACTTCAAGATCAATTTCATTACTGTTAGAAAGCTTACT AGCAAAGCAGATGCTTTTGAATATGCCGACCAAGTTCTGGAGAAATGGTATCCCACTGTTGAAGAGGGCAGCAACAAGGGAATTGTTGTGCTTGTAACCAGCCAAAAGGAAGGGGCAATTACAGGGGGGCCTGCATTTATCCAAGCAGTTGGAGAAACTGTTCTTGATTCCACTGTCTCGGAGAACCTTCCTG TCTTGGCGACGGAAGAAAAGTACAATGAAGCGATTTATAGCAGTGCCAAGAGGTTAGTGGCTGCTATCGATGGGCTTCCAGATCCAGGCGGTCCGACGACTAAAGAAAACAAACGAGAATCCAACTTCAAAAGCAAGGAAGAGacagaagagaagaggggacaATTCACTCTAGTGGTTGGAGGTCTATTGGTGATTGCTTTTGTTGTTCCCATGGCGCAATACTATGCTTATGTTTCAAAGAAATAG